GCCTCAGCATTCATCTCCattgcattggcccttgagctggTGCTATATTGTTATAAAATGTCTAAGTTCCATGTACAAGCTTCTGACAGATTAAGTAGTTTCAAGTCAGATAATTTCAAGGGGGATGAATACCACGGCACATGAATTACAATTGAACAAGCCAAGGAGTTATTCACCTTGCCACAGTTGCGACAGTGATGTCTCCGCCGCACCATGGTGAAGGAAGCACCGCAGGCCATGCACCGGGGAGCTTGCTGGTCTGGTACCCACGGAGGCGGCTCCTGAAGGCGAGGCCCACGACGGCGACCAGACTCTCTCTCCCCTACAGGAATGCCCTCGTCTCTTTGCATCTGTTAAGAGGTAAGGAGTAATGTTTCTGAAGGGTAGAACAAATTCTTATGAAAAGAATCCCAAGaatgaacaaataaaataaagcctTTGTTAAGTTGGAATTTGGATAAACCTGGCTCATTACAATAAAAttctgacacacaaacacacacctacaTACATCAGTACCAGTAACATTCTAAGGTTTTTGGAGACTTAACAAACAGGTTGATCACACATTCTATCCACAAAGACTATAATCATGCCATGAATTCCCACCTGCTGCTCTTGGCTGGACCTTGAGGTGAATGGCTCTGGAATCACCGCAAAGGACTCAGCATACTGGACTTGGGTTGGAGGCAGCAGCTCAACGTTGGGGGGCACAGAAGCCTGGTGATGAAAGGATATGGAAAAGTAAATGAACTGTGTAATCATATCATGGATTTTGGAGTTTGCATAACATAAAAAATGCaactcacgacacacacacaaagatcgtTACGGACACTAAAAACGACACATATATAGTTGCTCCATACCTGCGTCACCTCAGAGAACTGCATGAGTGCGTGGTCGTTGAATATGGCAGCCGGCACTTGGATAGAGGGTGGGCACGTCAGAGGGGGAGAGGCAGCCTGACTCACCATTGCCTCAGGGGTggctgagagggagggaatgtctgttggggaggtggggggaggaagatgactgagaaggtgatggtggtgggtgtggtggcggTGTGAGTAATATGCGGGAGGTTGGTAGttagggatggagggggaggaaggggctgtGTCAGAGTCGCCTGCTGGCTCCACAGGGTGCGAGTGTGGcagtgggggtggaggaggtggtggcgggggtgcaGGGGGAAGTGAGAGTGATGAGGacagtgacagtggtggtgaagaGTGAGGAGAGTACTCTtctgtgtggaggtggtggaggtctgagggggaagaaagagagtgggtgctGGTGGCATTGATGTGGCAGTCAGGGCTCCCTATCACCACAAGGGCATCTTCCGCACTCTCCACACTGAGTCGCTCTGAGTCTGGGAAGAGAAACAGGCATGAGAACACCTGAGGTAACAAACCAATTAGTCCAGTGTGTGTGATCAGTCAGTGTGTTATGGAAACAGGCTCAGGGTGTTACTGTTGCTCccaataatgaacacatggagcAAGCCtcttatatatatacaagaatgtACAAAAATAAAATGGGTCTGCAAGAGGCTGACCAACACAGGCAAAGTCACTCCCAACAATGTCTCTTACTCATTCGTAGTCATCCAGCCTTCATTACAAACTTGGTTATAGTTGAGGTTTAATATTTCATCAATTACTCTGTTTATGAATGAATCAAGCTTTTTCTACTATAGCAAAAGTCTGTCAATTTGCAAGGAACCAGTTTCATGCTCGATTATCTGATATGCCACTGTTGAATGGCACTACATGTTTGGACAAGTAGATAATAGTGTGAGACAGTCCCCAGTTAAGTTTGCATGCAAATAACCCTTGTCTGTTGACCTTAAGAgttgaaaagtaatagtgaatgAATCTGCAAAAGGAACCTTAATGAATgttttgatttcttttcttttttccttgttttggaCAAGGCTGCAGTAAATAGGTTTGACACCCTTAATAATCTACAGGCCATATAAAACAAAATTTGACAACCTGAGGAAGAGAAGTTAGAGGATGCAGTGAAGTTTAAGACCCAGAAACCAAACTACCGAAGTATGGAAGGACTCGTACAGTCTCTAACCATATCCAACCACCACCTTTCTGCATCACCCTTGCCTGCCTTCACCTCTATCAGTACCATGCATATCAATCTACTCTTGtactttttattttctcaatATGATCATGCCTCCTCAGcacacttcccattttctcttacttGACTCATGCCTTATGTAATCCACACAAAAGCCGTAGGACCGAAGATTTTGGTTGCATCTGCAGACATTTTGATATCTCATCACCCAGTTTcccaataaataataataataataataataataataataataataataacaataataataataataataataataataataataataataataataataataataaaaacaatagcaACAGCCTAGTAAATCAAAGGTCAAGTTTCAAACTACCATTGCCTTCACCAGAATGACCTTccatgccctcctcttcctccccatagGAATGGATTGGAGAAGAGGCTGACCagtcctgcctctcctcctcctcctcctcgttctcttctggACGGTGCAGGCCTTTGGGGGGTGGGAGAGGTTCCTCCGGGGGACTTTGGTTGATCAGGAAAACACATTTCAAGATCTTCCTGAGGTCACTGGCATAATTGGTCTGGAGCTGGTCGGCCACCCCAGAGATGCACACAAAGAGGCGGTGGATAAGGTCCTGCGTGTCTGTAAATCtaaaaaggaaagaacgagacTGTTATTGAATCAGCAGTTATTTGTGTATCTTGATCTGCAAACATGTCTGTATATATATACTACAATACAAACAATAATCACAAAAATAAATGCCAAAATTTACAAGATTTGAATACATCATATCAACTGAATGAGATGTGTTAGATGGAATTCAGTACAGTACAATATTTGCACAAGAGAATGCTAGCTTACCACCATACGCTGGAATTTTGCAGAGCAGAAAACTGTAAACTCACCTTGCCCGAGCCCTCCACGTTGCTGCCACCTCCGCAGCCTGTAGGGCAAGGGccacctcctcgtcatcctcagcACCAGAGTTGTAAGGTGATGTTGAGCCACTGGAGCAGCGAGCACTCCCCGGGCTCTGGGGGTCATGGGACTGATGAGGGGTGCCTGAGGCATCCTCCCTGGACGCTTTGCTCTCACAGTCTCTGTCCCTTTCACAAGACTCTTCGgggtctcttctttcctcttctgcaAACTTATAACAGCTAACATCCTTAGATGTGGAAGCAGTTTCCATGGCTTGGCTCATACTCTCACCCAAGTCTGgtccctcctgctcctcatttTGGGTCACACACAGTCTGGCTGCTGCCTGCACCAGGGTTCCTGCCTCCCCAGTCCCATCACTGGGGTCTGTTGCAGGACAGGGGCACCTAGCTTGAGGGCCAGGGACTGGAGTGCTATCACAGGCAGTATCACAGGTAGAGGCAGTATCAGCATAAGATTGAGCAGAGTTGACAGAGCTTGGCAGGGAAGAGGGTTGGGCAGCTCCTGGAGGCATTGAGCCACAGGAACAGGCAATGGTCTTGATTCTTGTCATAGGCTGTTGGGATTGTAGTTGATGAGACTGTTCCTGATCCTGGGGGAGGGGCAGTGGAAAGGGTGGGGGAACGCGGCTGTGACTGTGGCGGCCTTCATCTCCACTATCACTGTCGTGAACAGGAGGTTGCTGGGAGGGGCGGGGTGGGTGGGGACGGGGATGGTGGTGGCGCCTGCTCCTGCGTCTGGCTCGAGGTCGCTCCTCCCCTGATGCAGTGAGTCGGGCAAGGAACCTTTCACTCTGACGCTCCTGCCGGGCACGGGCGCGGGAGCCCCGACTCTTGCCTGTTCGCTCACGCTTACGATGGTCATGGTGAGATTTCTTCCCTGTGCCACCAAGGGAGCCTAACTCTGGGGGAACCATGCGGCAGGATGGATGGTTGGCATAAAACTTTTGGACGAAGTCTGATGTAAAGGCAGCACGGCCATAAGCAGAACTTGGTGGAGTGTCGGCAGCCAGCAAGGGTGCGGAAGTAGGATCAGGCTCGTCCATGGAGCATAAAGCTTTCTCCAGCGCTGCCAGCTCGGAGCACGTCATGGTCCACAGCAGCTCTCGGATCTTGGTCAGTAGAGTctttggaaaaaaaaggaatgaaacagTAAGTGATGTATTCATTTTCAATAAAACAAAGACTTCAATTATAAATGGCTCATTCCTTACCATACACATAGAGATAGACAATGTTCTTAGAAATGATGCTCTAATTGTAATACAGCAAGATATGCTTTTGTCCAACTTTGTTTTGAAATCACGGATGTTCTTAGCTCTAATTATCATACAATTAATCTTAATACCCAGTATTACTCTTACAGGAAACACACCACTCACCCTAAATGGTCTGAACAGTTCTGACAGTGAGCGTGGTTCACGGTCCAGGTTGAGGGGGCCGTCAGGGAACATGATGAGCCCCGCCACGATGGCCAGGCGGGGGATGGTGAACATGAGCGCTGGGTCATAATCATCTACTTGGTCTTGGGATGTAAGACCCAACTTCAGTGCCCTGTTAAAAATAATCACAAGTGtttgaaaagagaatgaaaattagcATTTCAAAAGCTTTTAGTTGTCCTTACTTTACCCAGCAACAACCTTTTGCCTCAGTCAACTATGAGTTTTATTGAATGAAATGCTGTGTATAATCCTCTTTATAAATGTTTCTCTAAGTATACATACTTAAGAAATATACAATAGATATAATTAAATTAAACAAATAAAAGCTCCCACATTCTCAAAATTTATACTAGATAATGAAGATCTTTCCAAGGATGAATGAAAGTCAAAACTATGTACAGCAGACCTTCCAGCCGTGCTCACCTCTGGACTGTCTCCGAGAACAGCACCACCACACTCTGCTGCACGTCATGCTCCTCCACGGTCTTCACAGGAACCATCGCACTCACATAATTCAGTTCAAATTCCGCAAATAAACGATCAAAAATCTTGAGGCTTTCTCTGATTTTCTCTGTGTATTCAGGCACTGGCTTGAGGCACTGAGGAGGAGAGACCAAATAAATATGTTACTGTGAGGTGTTAGGAGTTAAATAGCTGATACACTGGTGCATCTAGTTAAACTTTACTTGGCAATACTAAGGGGTGCGACTACACATTACACAGGTATATGAATCCAACAGGTTGCCTATGGGAAAGATACGTAAAGGGAACCCATGGCTGAATTTAATAGTGTCAATGAAGTaggtaataaaaaaagagaagatataaGGATATAGGTAAAATTTCTTTGGATTTGCATGACTAAAGAATATGTTCTAAGGGGCTGGAAGGGACTCAGTCAGACCTTGTTGGGGTTTTAAATTTTCAATGCTTGTTTCCCAGTTATTTTGTTTGACTAACTTGCCTCACTGCTGCATGGAGTGTTTTTGCCCCCACTTTAAAGTTACTGAACACAAAATCTGGAGCACAATAGATATGCAGGGAGAAGGGTAATGAGATAGGTAGTTATGTCATCTGATCGCCATCACACTAATGACAACGAAAAAGTATTCACCTGTTCTCGTAGTAGATTTCTAACCGTCTCAATAGTCTTGGTGACAGCCTTGGCGAGGGGTCTCATCTGGGAGCTTTCAGCCTCTCTGTTCATGATGCTACTCCCAGCTGCAAGGCactggaaaaatataaaaagaatattATACTCTTGTGACTAAATGTGAATGAAACAGGTTATTAATCAAGGAAGAGAATACCATTTAAACTACTTCGAGAAAGATGATCAGATGAGACAATGAATCTGACACCCTTGACATCACCATCCCTCCACACAGGTCATCCTCACCTCTGCTCCAAACCAAAGCTGACCAGCGAGGTTTTCTTGCATAACATCATCAGGAAACTTGACACGAAAGTCCCTTGCAGCGCGTTCACTGGGTATGACTTCATCCATCATTTCTATGCAAATGTTGAGCACCTGCAAACATCCAAAATCTCAGTACCATTATTGAAAACCCTTACAATTCCACTATGGGCTAGATTTCTAAGGACTTGCTACTGAACTACGTATTTGATATGGACTGGCTATTGGCTACACTCCTCTACAATATGTCACAATGGAAAAGACTGATTGGTTTATCACGAGATGGGAAAATATCAGTCACAACTAGTGGAGAATGTTAATACGAAAAATGGGTTATGATATGTTCAAATATCACAAAACATCAAATGATTTCAGCAATTTTAAAAAGTATCAGAAATATGCTCCTAAAGTTTCTTTGTGATTTGAGAACCACTAAACTAACAAAGGAATCTGATCACATATAATGCAAAAATGTGGAAGCAAGAACCCCGTTAAATAATGAAGGTTTCCGGTATATGAATACTTAAGATCGAACAAGTCTGAGCAATGTCCTTCACGTAGAAATAAAAAATTCCAGCAGACTCACCCTGTCCTGACAGTGCCTCAGCTGGTTGACGAGGGCAGTGCAGCGCTCCGGGTCCTTGCGGCCATCAAAGCTGTCCAGCTCGGCGGCCACCAAATTGAGTTCCTCATCGGCATAGTAGAACTGTGCCATAAGAGAATGGTCATCTTTCTGTGGACGATAAAAGAAATACACTCAACAACAGAAATTTGAGTGTGAAGGTTCCTCTTCTGTCTCTGCCACATGTTGAATTTTTAACACGCTTTTAAATCTCAATCTTGTGAAAATAATTAAGACTTCCTTCTCGGCTTtcattcttcctattctctttctaaTTCTTGTTAATGCTTAGTCTTTCCAATGTACTGATCAAAAGCAATAAGAAACTAGTGGTGAGCATCAACAAGCAAAAGCAGCGTTACACAGGGGGGGGAGCATAGTGCAGTAGTGTCACAAGACCACTCCATCATGATGAATAAGCAGATTCTTACAGCCTCTCTTTGTTATTGACCACTCCTACTACACTCATTCTAACCtcatctccattatttttttcccattattagtAGTACTTAAGTGTATAGCTTACCAATAAATATACttttgaggttttttttttttacagtaaaaaaaaaaaaaagtcaactaATCGCTACTTCAATGTATCTGAATGTGGTGTCAAATTCAGTCAGATACAAATTCTATGGTGATGAATCTGATACAATTTCTATGGTAATGAAATACCTATCACTGAATATATATAGAGGGATGTTATGAAATAAAGGCCTGAGTTTACAGCAACACTCAAAACCAACTCATAATATCCCTCATTATCTAGATCACTGTGGAAAACAGTTAAGCAGTGTCAGGAAGTGGCTGCAGGTAGAGGAAGGGCTGGGGAGTGGACAGAGCAAATAAGGAAGTCTCTCCAGCCACCAGACTGCTGACTCAAAGTAAACAATACATTTCTATAAGGGAATCCTCACTTTCTGCACATCACCAGACAGTATGAACTGATCCTCCTACTGTGATATCTTTCAAACTTAAATATCCATGCActtatgtatgcatgcatgtatgtatgtacatatgtatgcgAGTCACAGTGCAAGTAACAACTCTTAGAGGATGCtgccattataataataataataaaactaataacaataaataataagaataatgctcatagtaataataataataataataataataataataacaatagtaataaacaGTTTATTACGGACAAGGCAGCCTTGTGGTAAAAAGATAGAAAGTCAATACATATTCACAAGGTAAAAAAATTATAGAGAACAATAAACGTCATTTCCATATGAGGGTGTGggtaacaaaaaaaggaaatggaaaggataaTTTTGAATACAAAGTGGAAAAAGTACTAAGTTGTTGATGATGTTTGCAATGGTGGGGACAGgactgtttgtgtctgtctgtcctcacTCTGGTGGAATTGAAAATGTTGCAGTCTCActgttgtgtggtggtgatgtgggggtgtggggggctgGAAATAGCAacatatgtgtgtgcgtgtgtgtgtgtgtacacaccgTAAATGAAGTGGCATTTAGTAAATAGAAACTCAAGACACACTGAAGATAGTGTAGTACACTTGCACCTTTACTAGGTCACCAGTGCTGGCTCCCACCCTGCAGGTCTCTTAGAGTGTAATGTAGGGCACTCTTGAACATCAATCACATACTGTGCATGATGAATATACTGAGTGTCTGAAGCAATGTATGTCAAGGGAATTTTGTCCTAAACTGAAATCCTCATTTTATGCAAAGTTTGTTACTATCAAGAAGGCTaattactattttttcttcttttaatcaaTTGACTGAGTATGTATGATAAGTTTACAACATTACATAGTAGTTACACTACAGATTCAGGCATCACAATAATGCAATTGCATCAAACTTTCTGCAAAGCGACCTGCCACAAAACTAAAATTGGCAACCTTTCTATATTTAACTCTATAATATGTGGTTACATTACATCCTTGTGGATCTCCATTTTATTTAATATTCctaagaatattaaactacaaaCTCAACAACTGTCCTACCCACTGGTCAGTGTCAACAGCATCTCATTCCCACCAAAGTTACCCAGGAACCCCAAAAATACAAGACTCTGAGGACAGACGGGTACAACTGAGCTCATATTGCTGGATCCAGCAATATAAATTTCAAGTACTTAAGTCACCACTCAACCTTCTGAATATGAAGACACTTTCTAGATCTTTCCCAGAGATGAGTAAATGCAGCACCACACACCACTGGGCTAGTATGCATTTTATGATGAGATTTCCATTCACTTCTAATGTTTCCTCAGGTCAAAACGTGTGGAAAGAACAATGAAATGTTCTgcaaatattattttttttcatattaccaATTTCTGGAGAAGTAAATTTTTGGGAAAGGAAAAACTATCTCCATTTTTAAGGCATCAAATACTGAATTAAGGAAAATCAAGCCTGTGTAAAAAACTAAACTCAACCACAAAATGTATAAATACCCACAAAGacctcaatataaaaaaaaactagtatGTAAATGTGTAATTTAGGTCCATCACCTCAAAATAACATACAGACCTTCATATTGTGGTTAACCCTTAGATTAcagcgatcgtatatataagtgcactaccacacgccccacccataCGGGGATagtcatcacactctacgctccctatgTTTCAAATAttccgccagttcttgactcagaagaatggtggaggcatctggcatccgtacacactctcatttgTCTCCAGCACACAGCCttgaaggccacagatcattttccacttttgttcggaatacatctgtcatgtctcgtgacgcgtcaagcagttcctctgctccgggcggaagtagagcgcgggcgaatcaaagtgacagtgactctgatgactgctatggtagtgacattgacagagggggggggagagagagagagagagagagagagagagagagagagagagagagagagagagagagagagagtgtgtggggtGTTTCCACGCGACACGTCAcagccacgagaaaatgcgcaatattttcggctgtcataacttctttattactattaggagagaagttttatactagatgaatatacaattattgcaaagacactgtttccacctcttttaaatgcctaaattttccccgtgcacagcatccagagaaatatatcgctgCCGCCCGTACTCCAAGGGTTAAAGGGCAAAAAATACAAGCCTTATAACTACACATTTGCCAAACA
This genomic window from Eriocheir sinensis breed Jianghai 21 chromosome 34, ASM2467909v1, whole genome shotgun sequence contains:
- the LOC127007054 gene encoding lateral signaling target protein 2 homolog isoform X2; the protein is MAQFYYADEELNLVAAELDSFDGRKDPERCTALVNQLRHCQDRVLNICIEMMDEVIPSERAARDFRVKFPDDVMQENLAGQLWFGAECLAAGSSIMNREAESSQMRPLAKAVTKTIETVRNLLREQCLKPVPEYTEKIRESLKIFDRLFAEFELNYVSAMVPVKTVEEHDVQQSVVVLFSETVQRALKLGLTSQDQVDDYDPALMFTIPRLAIVAGLIMFPDGPLNLDREPRSLSELFRPFRTLLTKIRELLWTMTCSELAALEKALCSMDEPDPTSAPLLAADTPPSSAYGRAAFTSDFVQKFYANHPSCRMVPPELGSLGGTGKKSHHDHRKRERTGKSRGSRARARQERQSERFLARLTASGEERPRARRRSRRHHHPRPHPPRPSQQPPVHDSDSGDEGRHSHSRVPPPFPLPLPQDQEQSHQLQSQQPMTRIKTIACSCGSMPPGAAQPSSLPSSVNSAQSYADTASTCDTACDSTPVPGPQARCPCPATDPSDGTGEAGTLVQAAARLCVTQNEEQEGPDLGESMSQAMETASTSKDVSCYKFAEEERRDPEESCERDRDCESKASREDASGTPHQSHDPQSPGSARCSSGSTSPYNSGAEDDEEVALALQAAEVAATWRARARFTDTQDLIHRLFVCISGVADQLQTNYASDLRKILKCVFLINQSPPEEPLPPPKGLHRPEENEEEEEERQDWSASSPIHSYGEEEEGMEGHSGEGNDSERLSVESAEDALVVIGSPDCHINATSTHSLSSPSDLHHLHTEEYSPHSSPPLSLSSSLSLPPAPPPPPPPPPLPHSHPVEPAGDSDTAPSSPSIPNYQPPAYYSHRHHTHHHHLLSHLPPPTSPTDIPSLSATPEAMVSQAASPPLTCPPSIQVPAAIFNDHALMQFSEVTQASVPPNVELLPPTQVQYAESFAVIPEPFTSRSSQEQQMQRDEGIPVGERESGRRRGPRLQEPPPWVPDQQAPRCMACGASFTMVRRRHHCRNCGKVFCAQCSQHAVPLPHYGIWKAVRVCNVCFLYYVTFTTDSTTTTSS
- the LOC127007054 gene encoding lateral signaling target protein 2 homolog isoform X1 codes for the protein MNSLRKWFYRPRKDDHSLMAQFYYADEELNLVAAELDSFDGRKDPERCTALVNQLRHCQDRVLNICIEMMDEVIPSERAARDFRVKFPDDVMQENLAGQLWFGAECLAAGSSIMNREAESSQMRPLAKAVTKTIETVRNLLREQCLKPVPEYTEKIRESLKIFDRLFAEFELNYVSAMVPVKTVEEHDVQQSVVVLFSETVQRALKLGLTSQDQVDDYDPALMFTIPRLAIVAGLIMFPDGPLNLDREPRSLSELFRPFRTLLTKIRELLWTMTCSELAALEKALCSMDEPDPTSAPLLAADTPPSSAYGRAAFTSDFVQKFYANHPSCRMVPPELGSLGGTGKKSHHDHRKRERTGKSRGSRARARQERQSERFLARLTASGEERPRARRRSRRHHHPRPHPPRPSQQPPVHDSDSGDEGRHSHSRVPPPFPLPLPQDQEQSHQLQSQQPMTRIKTIACSCGSMPPGAAQPSSLPSSVNSAQSYADTASTCDTACDSTPVPGPQARCPCPATDPSDGTGEAGTLVQAAARLCVTQNEEQEGPDLGESMSQAMETASTSKDVSCYKFAEEERRDPEESCERDRDCESKASREDASGTPHQSHDPQSPGSARCSSGSTSPYNSGAEDDEEVALALQAAEVAATWRARARFTDTQDLIHRLFVCISGVADQLQTNYASDLRKILKCVFLINQSPPEEPLPPPKGLHRPEENEEEEEERQDWSASSPIHSYGEEEEGMEGHSGEGNDSERLSVESAEDALVVIGSPDCHINATSTHSLSSPSDLHHLHTEEYSPHSSPPLSLSSSLSLPPAPPPPPPPPPLPHSHPVEPAGDSDTAPSSPSIPNYQPPAYYSHRHHTHHHHLLSHLPPPTSPTDIPSLSATPEAMVSQAASPPLTCPPSIQVPAAIFNDHALMQFSEVTQASVPPNVELLPPTQVQYAESFAVIPEPFTSRSSQEQQMQRDEGIPVGERESGRRRGPRLQEPPPWVPDQQAPRCMACGASFTMVRRRHHCRNCGKVFCAQCSQHAVPLPHYGIWKAVRVCNVCFLYYVTFTTDSTTTTSS
- the LOC127007054 gene encoding lateral signaling target protein 2 homolog isoform X3 gives rise to the protein MNSLRKWFYRPRKDDHSLMAQFYYADEELNLVAAELDSFDGRKDPERCTALVNQLRHCQDRVLNICIEMMDEVIPSERAARDFRVKFPDDVMQENLAGQLWFGAECLAAGSSIMNREAESSQMRPLAKAVTKTIETVRNLLREQCLKPVPEYTEKIRESLKIFDRLFAEFELNYVSAMVPVKTVEEHDVQQSVVVLFSETVQRALKLGLTSQDQVDDYDPALMFTIPRLAIVAGLIMFPDGPLNLDREPRSLSELFRPFRTLLTKIRELLWTMTCSELAALEKALCSMDEPDPTSAPLLAADTPPSSAYGRAAFTSDFVQKFYANHPSCRMVPPELGSLGGTGKKSHHDHRKRERTGKSRGSRARARQERQSERFLARLTASGEERPRARRRSRRHHHPRPHPPRPSQQPPVHDSDSGDEGRHSHSRVPPPFPLPLPQDQEQSHQLQSQQPMTRIKTIACSCGSMPPGAAQPSSLPSSVNSAQSYADTASTCDTACDSTPVPGPQARCPCPATDPSDGTGEAGTLVQAAARLCVTQNEEQEGPDLGESMSQAMETASTSKDVSCYKFAEEERRDPEESCERDRDCESKASREDASGTPHQSHDPQSPGSARCSSGSTSPYNSGAEDDEEVALALQAAEVAATWRARARFTDTQDLIHRLFVCISGVADQLQTNYASDLRKILKCVFLINQSPPEEPLPPPKGLHRPEENEEEEEERQDWSASSPIHSYGEEEEGMEGHSGEGNDIPSLSATPEAMVSQAASPPLTCPPSIQVPAAIFNDHALMQFSEVTQASVPPNVELLPPTQVQYAESFAVIPEPFTSRSSQEQQMQRDEGIPVGERESGRRRGPRLQEPPPWVPDQQAPRCMACGASFTMVRRRHHCRNCGKVFCAQCSQHAVPLPHYGIWKAVRVCNVCFLYYVTFTTDSTTTTSS